In the Flavobacterium sp. 90 genome, GCAACCGTTGTTAGTTTAACCACGTCGGCAATCTATTTTTATATAAGCCCTTTTAAAGAAGCACAATCCGAGTTATTGGCAAGAACTTCTCCCAACATTTATGATATTTTAATTGCCTTTTTCGGAGGTTTAGTGGGTGTAATTGCTGTAACTCGTGTCGAAAAAGGGAATCCAATTCCAGGTGTTGCCATTGCAACCGCATTAATGCCTCCGCTTTGTACAGCCGGTTATGGATTGGCTTTAGGCAATTATCTTTATTTTTTTGGTGCATTATATCTTTATACAATCAACTGTGTTTTTATTTGTATTGCGACTTTTGTTATCGTAAAGTATCTGAATTATCCCATTACAAAACAACTCGATCTAAAACATCAAAAACGAGTAAAATACGGTATTACCATCATGATTTTACTTCTGATTATTCCGAGTATTTATTTTGCATACCAATTGTACATTCAAAAAAGCTATAATTCAAGAACGGAAGTTTTTATCCAAAAAGAATTCCTCGACAATGATTATCCTATTATTTATAAAAAAATAAGATACAATACAGATCCCAAAAGAATCGAATTGGCATTTTTAGCCAAAAAATTTAGCGACATAGAAATTATTGATCTTAATAAAAAATTAGGCAATTATGATTTACCAAACACAAAATTGATTATTAGACAAGACACAATCAACTTAAGAAAAGATATTATGAATCAAATCAATAGCAATCAAAGTGTTGTTGATCAAAAAGATATTCTCATTAATAATCTTCGAACTGAGTTATCGCAATATCAATTTAATACCAACCAAATTAGCGCCGAAGCTAAAATATTATTCCCAACCGTAACTTCTCTTGCAATTGGTAATTATACAATTGAAAACGATGCGAACAAAGCAAAAGTGATTCCTGTAATTCTGTATCAAAGTAAAAAAAATATGGATTTGCAAACTCAGCAAAAAATGAAGTTATGGCTTAAAGAAAGACTTGCGAAAGACTCGATTGAAGTATATCAGCAAAATAATTAATATAAACTCAAAAATAGAACTTATATTTACTTTAAAATAAGTTAATTATCTAAATCAAAATATCATGTCAAAAAGTCAAGACGCAAAAAAAACGGTAAAAAAAGAACCGTTAAAAACAGCTAAAGAAAAGAAAGAAGAAAAAAGAGAAAAGAAAAATTCGCCGAAGCGCGACTAATTTTTGTTTTCAGTCGTAGTCGCAATTTTCAGTTTCTTTTAACACTGAAAACTGCGACTCTGTTCTCCATGCAGTATTTTAGATACTTCTCACAACATACTGATTTAGTAGACGATTCTCAAAATCAAATCTTAGCAAATTCTACTAAAAACTACCTTATTCCTTACACTACCTGCAAAGCAATAAATAGTCAAGAACTCAAAATAAATGGTCCTCGGCAAAACTAGGCTTCTATCCTATTTTAGATTACAACGCAAATTTTCAAAATAAAGACAGTAAAAATCAGATGGATTCACAAGAAAGCCGATTTGATATCAGAAGCGCCAGAGTTATGGTTAGTAGAAAAATCAATTTTAAAAATCCCTGAAAATACTTGATAAGTGTTGAATCCAAACGATTCAATCAACCTGATGATGTAAATCATTTTAGTGTTGCGGATTTTAAAATTGTCCTCTATCCTTTCTAAATTTTAAAAACTGATAACTTGAAACAACACTACTTCAAAAAGCACTATCAAAAGTGAATATCATAAAATAAAAGTTGTTTCATTTTACAATTTGAAACCTCTTTGCCGTTTAAATCCAATGATCCGGCCTTTTAATTGTCTTATTTTTGACTTTAGAGAATTTTCTTATTCAAAAGCTTTTGTAATAGAAAACCCTTAAAATTAAATAGTCTAATTTTTAAAAGACAAACAATACCACCTCTACAAGTCTAAATATTAGAAAGATTAGATTAAACAACATTGATTTTTAACCCTTTATTATCCAAGTAAACTATGAAGACAAAAGAAGTACTAATCAAGAAGCCAAACATCAGGACAGTTTTTACTGCACTATGTTTTTTATTAATGACCGCAATTGGATATTCCCAAAAGAGTCCAAATATTATTATTTTACTCTCAGATGATACTGGTTGGGGAGATTTAGGTCCTTATGGCGGTGGAGAAGCCCGAGGTGCTGCAACACCAAATATCGATCGAATGGCAAACGAAGGTATGCAGTTCTGGTCCTTTTATGGACAACCAAGCTGTACACCGGGACGTGCAGCTTTAATTACAGGAAGAATTCCTAATCGAAGCGGAATGACAACAGTTGCATTTCCTGGAGACGGAGGCGGTTT is a window encoding:
- a CDS encoding DUF389 domain-containing protein, translated to MTDITQKILNFIDLHKGEENKKLVIENITSAVSFRGSNIWILACAIIIASVGLNVNSTAVIIGAMLISPLMGPIVGAGFGLGMYDFELVKKSVKNLLIATVVSLTTSAIYFYISPFKEAQSELLARTSPNIYDILIAFFGGLVGVIAVTRVEKGNPIPGVAIATALMPPLCTAGYGLALGNYLYFFGALYLYTINCVFICIATFVIVKYLNYPITKQLDLKHQKRVKYGITIMILLLIIPSIYFAYQLYIQKSYNSRTEVFIQKEFLDNDYPIIYKKIRYNTDPKRIELAFLAKKFSDIEIIDLNKKLGNYDLPNTKLIIRQDTINLRKDIMNQINSNQSVVDQKDILINNLRTELSQYQFNTNQISAEAKILFPTVTSLAIGNYTIENDANKAKVIPVILYQSKKNMDLQTQQKMKLWLKERLAKDSIEVYQQNN